One part of the Streptomyces lydicus genome encodes these proteins:
- a CDS encoding GNAT family N-acetyltransferase — MIDNQSSASPSVVRLTRYTATEQSEILGDGADPFGVADAGLSWLPKEEHFGIRRNGRLVAHAGLLRVPLSVGGTATPAVGLGGVAVAPDLRGHGLARLVVTAALAHARTLGPRHGLLFCRPPLVALYQRLGWRTVPVDVRVEQPAGPVVMPLRTMWTPLHDGATWPAGPVRLLSLPM; from the coding sequence ATGATCGATAACCAATCGTCCGCGTCGCCCTCGGTGGTACGACTCACGCGGTACACGGCCACGGAACAGAGCGAGATCCTCGGAGACGGCGCCGACCCCTTCGGCGTCGCCGACGCCGGCCTGAGCTGGCTGCCCAAGGAGGAGCACTTCGGCATCAGACGGAACGGCCGACTGGTCGCGCACGCCGGACTGTTGCGGGTGCCGCTGTCGGTCGGCGGGACCGCGACACCGGCCGTGGGACTCGGCGGGGTGGCCGTCGCGCCGGACCTGCGGGGGCACGGCCTGGCCCGGCTGGTGGTCACCGCCGCGCTGGCACACGCCCGCACGCTGGGGCCGCGCCACGGTCTGCTGTTCTGCCGGCCGCCGCTGGTCGCGCTCTACCAGCGGCTCGGGTGGCGCACCGTGCCGGTGGACGTCCGGGTCGAGCAGCCCGCGGGGCCCGTCGTCATGCCGCTGCGGACCATGTGGACGCCGCTCCACGACGGCGCCACCTGGCCGGCCGGCCCGGTGCGGCTGCTCTCCCTGCCCATGTGA
- a CDS encoding DUF6126 family protein → MPDHTVPSPTEPLAGSPGSTDTGPAPARRYVETKPPRGVYVRVFIYVVATHVLLAMMSLVVLMAK, encoded by the coding sequence GTGCCCGACCACACCGTCCCTTCGCCGACCGAGCCCCTCGCCGGCTCCCCCGGGAGCACCGACACCGGTCCCGCGCCCGCCCGGCGCTACGTCGAGACCAAGCCGCCCCGCGGGGTGTACGTGCGGGTGTTCATCTACGTCGTGGCGACCCATGTGCTGCTGGCCATGATGAGCCTGGTGGTCCTCATGGCGAAGTAG
- a CDS encoding substrate-binding domain-containing protein, producing the protein MISVRTTGARRLTVRSAAALLTTVALVAGCSATGGRDAKGGGTGSRMTIGMVSHAGDGDTFWDIVQNGAQQAAAKDHVTFLYAHDKEGGQQAQLIQSYIDQKVDGLIVTLAKPQAVKAAVRKAEAQGIPVITINSGGEFSKAYGALTHIGQDESVAGEAVGTALNERHAKKTLCVLHEQGNVSLEDRCAGVRKSFHGTVENLNVDGTNAPAAQSSVEAKLQSDKSIDAIVTLGAPMAAISVKARKEAGSAAQIATFDLNAAVVGLLKAKDVTFAVDQQPYLQGYEAVDLLWLHKANADVLGGGKPVLTGPALVTQKDVPQLTAYTGRGTR; encoded by the coding sequence ATGATCAGCGTGCGTACGACCGGCGCCCGGCGGCTCACCGTCCGCAGCGCCGCCGCTTTACTGACCACCGTCGCACTGGTCGCCGGCTGCAGCGCCACCGGCGGCCGGGACGCCAAGGGCGGGGGCACCGGCAGCCGCATGACCATCGGGATGGTCAGCCACGCCGGGGACGGCGACACCTTCTGGGACATCGTCCAGAACGGCGCCCAGCAGGCCGCCGCCAAGGATCACGTGACGTTCCTCTACGCCCACGACAAGGAGGGCGGGCAGCAGGCCCAGCTGATCCAGTCGTACATCGACCAGAAGGTCGACGGGCTGATCGTCACCCTCGCCAAGCCGCAGGCCGTCAAGGCGGCGGTCCGCAAGGCCGAGGCGCAGGGCATACCCGTGATCACGATCAACTCGGGCGGCGAGTTCTCCAAGGCGTACGGGGCGCTGACCCACATCGGGCAGGACGAGTCGGTGGCCGGTGAGGCGGTCGGCACGGCGCTGAACGAGCGGCACGCCAAGAAGACCCTGTGCGTCCTCCACGAGCAGGGCAACGTGTCGCTGGAGGACCGCTGCGCGGGCGTGCGCAAGTCCTTCCACGGGACCGTCGAGAACCTCAACGTCGACGGCACCAACGCGCCGGCCGCCCAGTCCTCGGTCGAGGCCAAGCTCCAGTCCGACAAGTCCATCGACGCGATCGTCACGCTCGGCGCGCCGATGGCGGCGATCTCCGTCAAGGCCAGGAAGGAGGCGGGCAGCGCGGCGCAGATCGCGACCTTCGACCTGAACGCCGCCGTGGTCGGACTCCTCAAGGCGAAGGACGTGACCTTCGCCGTCGACCAGCAGCCCTACCTCCAGGGCTACGAGGCGGTCGACCTGCTCTGGCTGCACAAGGCCAACGCCGACGTGCTCGGCGGCGGCAAGCCGGTGCTCACCGGGCCCGCCCTGGTGACGCAGAAGGACGTACCCCAGCTGACCGCATACACCGGGCGAGGTACCAGGTGA
- a CDS encoding transcriptional regulator, which yields MARPAPAAPRPTAAAVLDDAVRALAPDAGANPLVARIGAGAAPRSVFATFALEQHQVITADRLSFQHLARRADGDPPVADFFDLLAQGEALALERLAGLADACGLTARALADYRPRPGCQAYPSYAARLALGAEPTDVAIALTANFATWGGSCAVVEAAMRAHYDFPDAARAFFGFFAAPAPAVEERAHAAVQHGLDTGQTRPAAAHRYGRLLQAYELMFWDSVAD from the coding sequence ATGGCCCGTCCCGCGCCCGCCGCCCCGCGTCCGACCGCGGCCGCCGTCCTCGACGACGCGGTACGCGCGCTCGCCCCGGACGCCGGTGCCAACCCGCTGGTCGCCCGGATCGGGGCGGGTGCGGCGCCGCGCTCCGTCTTCGCCACCTTCGCCCTCGAACAGCACCAGGTGATCACCGCCGACCGGCTCAGCTTCCAGCACCTGGCGCGGCGGGCGGACGGCGACCCTCCCGTGGCCGACTTCTTCGACCTGCTGGCCCAGGGGGAGGCGCTGGCCCTGGAGCGGCTGGCCGGGCTGGCGGACGCCTGCGGGCTGACCGCCCGGGCCCTCGCCGACTACCGGCCGCGGCCCGGCTGCCAGGCGTACCCCTCGTACGCCGCACGGCTCGCCCTCGGTGCCGAGCCGACCGATGTCGCCATCGCGCTGACCGCCAACTTCGCGACCTGGGGCGGCAGTTGTGCGGTCGTCGAGGCCGCGATGCGCGCGCACTACGACTTCCCGGACGCGGCCCGCGCGTTCTTCGGCTTCTTCGCCGCACCGGCACCGGCCGTCGAGGAGCGTGCGCACGCGGCGGTGCAGCACGGCCTCGACACCGGGCAGACCCGGCCGGCCGCGGCCCACCGCTACGGGCGGCTCCTCCAGGCGTACGAGCTGATGTTCTGGGACTCGGTGGCGGACTGA
- a CDS encoding GntR family transcriptional regulator has protein sequence MDRSSPVPLYFQLSQQLEAAIENGRLAPGSLLGNEIELAGRLGLSRPTVRQAIQSLVDKGLLVRRRGIGTQVVHSQVKRPLELSSLYDDLEAAGQKPATRVLLNTTTEADAEVAAALGIAEGAEVALVERLRLAHGEPVAHLRNHLPAGLLALETAELEETGLYRLMRSAGITLHSARQAVGARAATAEEGQRLDEPEGAPLLTMQRTTFDDTGRAVEFGSHIYRASRYAFEFQLLVRP, from the coding sequence GTGGACCGGAGCAGTCCGGTGCCGCTGTACTTCCAGCTGTCCCAGCAGCTGGAGGCGGCGATCGAGAACGGCAGGCTGGCGCCCGGCAGTCTGCTCGGCAACGAGATCGAACTCGCCGGCCGGCTCGGGCTGTCCCGGCCGACCGTGCGCCAGGCGATCCAGTCGCTGGTGGACAAGGGGCTGCTGGTGCGTCGCCGCGGCATCGGCACCCAGGTCGTGCACAGCCAGGTCAAGCGGCCGCTGGAACTGAGCAGCCTCTACGACGACCTGGAGGCCGCCGGTCAGAAGCCGGCCACCCGGGTCCTGCTCAACACCACCACCGAGGCCGACGCCGAGGTCGCCGCCGCCCTGGGCATCGCCGAGGGCGCCGAGGTGGCGCTGGTCGAGCGGCTGCGGCTGGCCCACGGCGAGCCGGTGGCGCATCTGCGCAACCACCTCCCCGCCGGACTGCTCGCGCTGGAGACCGCGGAGCTGGAGGAGACCGGCCTGTACCGGCTGATGCGGTCGGCCGGGATCACGCTGCACAGCGCGCGGCAGGCGGTGGGAGCCCGCGCCGCGACCGCGGAGGAGGGGCAGCGGCTCGACGAGCCCGAGGGTGCCCCGCTGCTCACGATGCAGCGGACGACCTTCGACGACACCGGGCGAGCGGTCGAGTTCGGCTCGCACATCTACCGCGCGTCCCGGTACGCCTTCGAGTTCCAGCTGCTCGTACGGCCCTGA
- a CDS encoding transporter substrate-binding domain-containing protein encodes MKRAAALSALACLLAVTAAAPASSAAPAAVRGPGHPAGTKASALDAVPRRGVLRVCTTGDYRPFSYRDPGTGGYRGVDIDMARDLAKSLDATPRYVPTTWAELVGDLAAGRCDIAMGGVSVTLPRARSVYFSEPTRTDGKTPIVRCADKDRYRTLQQIDRPGTTVIVNPGGTNEQFARAHIKQATLKVHPDNTTIFDEIIAGRADVMMTDASETRYQARIHPELCSVHPDEPFTFSEKAYALPRGDDEFKAYVDQWVHLATHDGTYATYEAEWMK; translated from the coding sequence ATGAAGCGTGCCGCCGCCCTCTCCGCCCTCGCCTGTCTGCTCGCCGTCACCGCCGCCGCACCGGCATCCTCCGCCGCGCCCGCGGCCGTACGGGGCCCCGGCCACCCCGCCGGCACCAAGGCGTCGGCCCTGGACGCGGTCCCGCGGCGCGGGGTGCTGCGGGTCTGCACCACCGGCGACTACCGCCCCTTCAGCTACCGCGACCCCGGGACCGGCGGTTACCGCGGCGTGGACATCGACATGGCCCGCGACCTCGCCAAGAGCCTGGACGCCACGCCGCGCTATGTCCCCACCACTTGGGCCGAGCTGGTCGGCGACCTCGCCGCAGGCCGCTGCGACATCGCCATGGGCGGCGTCTCCGTCACCCTCCCGCGGGCCCGTTCCGTGTACTTCAGCGAGCCGACCCGCACCGACGGCAAGACCCCGATCGTGCGCTGCGCGGACAAGGACAGGTACCGGACGCTCCAGCAGATCGACCGGCCCGGTACGACCGTCATCGTCAACCCCGGCGGCACCAACGAGCAGTTCGCCCGCGCCCACATCAAGCAGGCCACCCTCAAGGTCCACCCCGACAACACCACGATCTTCGACGAGATCATCGCGGGCCGGGCCGATGTGATGATGACGGACGCCAGCGAGACCCGCTACCAGGCCAGGATCCACCCCGAACTCTGCTCGGTGCACCCGGACGAGCCCTTCACCTTCTCCGAGAAGGCGTACGCCCTGCCCCGCGGCGACGACGAGTTCAAGGCGTACGTGGACCAGTGGGTCCACCTGGCCACGCACGACGGCACGTACGCGACGTACGAGGCCGAGTGGATGAAGTAG
- a CDS encoding bifunctional 4-hydroxy-2-oxoglutarate aldolase/2-dehydro-3-deoxy-phosphogluconate aldolase → MYRWEITRAALAQRVFAIVRSKTYDEASATADTLLSAGITSLEISLTTPFALEAVTTLTRELGDDAVIGAGTVLDAVSARMAVDAGARYLVSPSLDAEVIATGHRYGVPVFPGVSTPTEMVRALELGADAVKLFPASAHDPSWLRDVRAALPQVPVLPTGGVTVDSAPEWIAAGAVAVGMGAELSAGDRDTVAKRAAELLTRLADAAPEPVDGAEAVGSFHR, encoded by the coding sequence GTGTATCGCTGGGAGATCACCCGGGCAGCACTGGCGCAGCGTGTTTTCGCCATCGTTCGCAGCAAGACCTATGACGAGGCGAGCGCCACCGCCGACACCCTGCTGTCGGCCGGCATCACGAGCCTGGAGATATCCCTGACCACCCCCTTCGCGCTGGAAGCGGTCACGACGCTGACCCGCGAGTTGGGCGACGACGCGGTCATCGGCGCGGGCACGGTTCTTGACGCGGTGTCGGCCCGGATGGCGGTCGACGCGGGAGCCCGCTACCTGGTCTCACCGAGCCTCGACGCCGAGGTCATCGCCACCGGCCACCGCTACGGCGTCCCGGTCTTCCCCGGGGTGTCGACGCCGACCGAGATGGTCCGCGCGCTCGAACTGGGCGCGGACGCGGTCAAGCTGTTCCCCGCCTCGGCACACGACCCGTCCTGGCTCAGGGACGTACGCGCCGCCCTGCCGCAGGTGCCGGTGCTGCCGACGGGCGGGGTGACGGTCGACAGCGCGCCGGAGTGGATCGCCGCGGGCGCGGTCGCCGTCGGCATGGGCGCGGAGCTCTCCGCGGGCGACCGCGACACCGTCGCCAAGCGCGCCGCCGAGCTGCTGACCCGCCTCGCCGACGCCGCCCCGGAGCCGGTGGACGGCGCGGAGGCCGTGGGCAGCTTCCACCGCTGA
- a CDS encoding beta-N-acetylglucosaminidase domain-containing protein: MHRSRTAAATALALALAVAPLLGMAGPPGAAAPARTARAGAAPAISPTPQSVRPRTDRVTLTPAVTVVAGPKADAAAVALVEESLHDAGAERVVRSGQAPAGRQLTVYVDGTEAARALAELGAGSSADLPAEGYALAVGDGRIALSGRDATGTYYAAQSLRQLLPHRDHPGAQIRGTAVRDWPATPLRGVIEGFYGTPWSHRARLDQLDFYGAHKMNLYVYSPKDDAYLREKWRDPYPADRLAEIKELVDRARERHVEFTYALSPGLSVCYSSDADLTALTAKFRTLWDIGVRTFAVPLDDISYTDWNCAADKDRFGTGGGAAGAAQAHLLNRVNREFIATHPGAQPLQMVPTEYYDVKPSPYKKALATQLDKDVLVEWTGVGVIAPTMTVAQARQAREVFGHPILTWDNYPVNDYVTNRLLLGPFNGREKGLPAQLAGITANPMIQPAASKLALHTVADYAWNDTAYDARASWGAAIEELAGGDARTAEALRAFADTGYASSLNPEQAPELAAALAEFGKGGPARKLDAVLRTLQDAPGVLRDRLPDRGFVEDSGPWLDAARAWGVAARTALRLVEATRAGQDAEAWRLRQRVPELVRTATSFVYVDMAGKRVPVLVADGVLDTFVDDALAGYDRALGVAGRPAASTDLSVYQDNAPSRMTDGDDATYFWSGAGPAAGAFVGLDLHAERPLGTVTLTMGKSGSPEDYLHHGVLEYSSDHKTWRRLAAFDGTPEVTVEPPAGTTARYVRARATQGQDNWLVVREFAVAGTDRVTVAGGPPAAPGSALRSAADGDPATVYRAARAAQPGEALEFTPDTPRTARSVTVLRPPGAPAGAARVAVRTGGSWHTLGTLSGALSRFAAGDGAIEGVRLMWRAGAAAPAVNEVILR, translated from the coding sequence ATGCACCGTTCGCGCACCGCGGCGGCCACCGCACTGGCCCTGGCCCTCGCCGTGGCCCCCCTGCTGGGCATGGCCGGGCCGCCGGGCGCCGCCGCGCCCGCCCGCACCGCCCGGGCCGGGGCCGCCCCGGCCATCTCCCCCACCCCGCAGTCCGTCCGCCCGCGCACCGACCGGGTCACCCTCACCCCGGCCGTCACCGTCGTCGCGGGACCGAAGGCCGACGCCGCCGCCGTCGCGCTGGTCGAGGAGTCGCTGCACGACGCCGGCGCCGAGCGGGTCGTACGGTCCGGGCAGGCCCCGGCCGGGCGGCAGTTGACGGTGTACGTGGACGGCACGGAGGCGGCGCGGGCGCTCGCGGAGCTGGGGGCGGGGAGCAGCGCCGATCTCCCCGCCGAGGGCTACGCGTTGGCCGTCGGCGACGGCCGGATCGCCCTGTCCGGCCGGGACGCCACCGGCACGTACTACGCGGCGCAGTCGCTGCGGCAGCTGCTGCCGCACCGCGACCATCCGGGCGCGCAGATCCGGGGCACCGCCGTACGGGACTGGCCGGCCACCCCGCTGCGCGGCGTCATCGAGGGCTTCTACGGCACGCCGTGGTCGCACCGGGCCCGCCTCGACCAGCTCGACTTCTACGGCGCGCACAAGATGAACCTCTACGTGTACTCGCCCAAGGACGACGCCTACCTGCGGGAGAAGTGGCGCGACCCGTACCCCGCCGACCGGCTCGCGGAGATCAAGGAGCTGGTGGACCGGGCCCGCGAGCGGCACGTGGAGTTCACCTACGCGCTCTCGCCCGGCCTCTCCGTCTGCTACAGCTCCGACGCCGACCTCACGGCGCTGACCGCCAAGTTCCGGACGCTGTGGGACATCGGCGTACGGACCTTCGCCGTGCCGCTGGACGACATCAGCTACACGGACTGGAACTGCGCGGCGGACAAGGACCGGTTCGGGACCGGCGGCGGGGCGGCCGGTGCCGCGCAGGCCCATCTGCTCAACCGCGTCAACCGCGAGTTCATCGCCACGCACCCCGGCGCCCAGCCGCTCCAGATGGTGCCGACCGAGTACTACGACGTGAAGCCGTCCCCGTACAAGAAGGCGCTCGCCACCCAGTTGGACAAGGACGTGCTGGTGGAGTGGACGGGGGTGGGGGTGATCGCGCCGACGATGACCGTCGCCCAGGCGCGGCAGGCCCGGGAGGTCTTCGGGCACCCGATCCTGACCTGGGACAACTACCCGGTCAACGACTACGTGACCAACCGGCTGCTGCTCGGGCCGTTCAACGGGCGCGAGAAGGGGCTGCCGGCGCAGCTGGCGGGGATCACCGCGAACCCGATGATCCAGCCGGCGGCGTCGAAGCTGGCGCTGCACACCGTGGCCGACTACGCGTGGAACGACACCGCCTACGACGCCCGCGCCTCCTGGGGCGCGGCGATCGAGGAGCTGGCCGGCGGCGACGCCCGTACGGCCGAGGCGCTGCGGGCGTTCGCGGACACCGGCTACGCCTCGTCGCTCAACCCGGAGCAGGCCCCCGAACTGGCCGCCGCCCTCGCGGAGTTCGGCAAGGGAGGGCCGGCGCGCAAGCTGGACGCGGTGCTGCGGACCCTGCAGGACGCCCCCGGGGTGCTGCGCGACCGGCTGCCCGACCGCGGCTTCGTCGAGGACAGCGGGCCCTGGCTGGACGCGGCCCGTGCCTGGGGGGTCGCGGCGCGCACCGCCCTGCGGCTGGTCGAGGCGACCCGGGCGGGTCAGGACGCCGAGGCGTGGCGGCTGCGGCAGCGGGTCCCGGAGCTGGTGCGGACCGCCACCTCGTTCGTGTACGTCGACATGGCGGGCAAGCGGGTTCCGGTCCTGGTGGCCGACGGGGTGCTGGACACCTTCGTGGACGACGCGCTTGCCGGGTACGACCGGGCGCTGGGCGTCGCCGGCCGCCCGGCGGCGTCGACGGACCTGTCCGTCTATCAGGACAACGCGCCCTCCCGGATGACGGACGGCGACGACGCGACGTACTTCTGGAGCGGGGCGGGGCCCGCGGCCGGTGCGTTCGTGGGGCTGGACCTGCACGCCGAGCGTCCGCTGGGCACCGTCACCCTGACGATGGGGAAGAGCGGCAGCCCGGAGGACTATCTGCACCACGGCGTGCTGGAGTACTCGTCGGACCACAAGACCTGGCGGCGGCTGGCGGCCTTCGACGGGACGCCGGAGGTGACCGTCGAGCCGCCGGCCGGCACCACGGCCCGGTACGTACGCGCCCGGGCCACCCAGGGGCAGGACAACTGGCTGGTGGTGCGGGAGTTCGCGGTCGCCGGGACGGACCGGGTGACGGTGGCCGGCGGCCCGCCCGCGGCGCCGGGCAGCGCGCTGCGGTCCGCGGCGGACGGCGACCCGGCCACCGTCTACCGCGCGGCGCGGGCGGCGCAGCCCGGCGAGGCGCTGGAGTTCACCCCGGACACGCCGCGCACCGCGCGCTCGGTGACCGTGCTGCGGCCGCCGGGCGCTCCGGCGGGGGCGGCGCGGGTGGCGGTCCGTACGGGCGGCTCCTGGCACACGCTCGGCACGCTGTCCGGTGCCCTGTCCCGGTTCGCGGCGGGGGACGGCGCGATCGAGGGCGTCCGGCTGATGTGGCGGGCGGGGGCGGCGGCGCCCGCCGTCAATGAGGTGATTCTGCGGTGA
- a CDS encoding ribonuclease domain-containing protein, which yields MRIPPRITKIGAAGALVSALLIGGTAVAATPAVATARPASTYATAVHVQSVGNVCYSKLPSQAHDTLDLIAKGGPYPYPKDGTVFDNREGILPSQSTGYYHEYTVVTPGSPDRGARRIVAGEKKDEDYYTADHYATFDLVDRGC from the coding sequence ATGAGAATCCCCCCACGGATCACCAAAATCGGCGCTGCGGGCGCCCTCGTTTCGGCCCTTCTCATCGGCGGGACCGCGGTCGCCGCCACCCCCGCCGTCGCCACGGCGCGGCCGGCGTCGACGTACGCCACGGCCGTGCACGTCCAGAGCGTCGGCAACGTCTGCTACTCCAAGCTGCCTTCGCAGGCCCACGACACCCTCGACCTGATCGCGAAGGGCGGGCCGTACCCGTACCCGAAGGACGGCACGGTCTTCGACAACCGCGAGGGCATCCTGCCGTCCCAGAGCACCGGCTACTACCACGAGTACACCGTCGTCACGCCGGGCTCGCCCGACCGTGGCGCGCGCCGGATCGTGGCCGGTGAGAAGAAGGACGAGGACTACTACACCGCCGACCACTACGCCACGTTCGACCTCGTCGACCGCGGCTGCTGA
- a CDS encoding helix-turn-helix domain-containing protein: MTELPEEPSGAPPEELPTVAPRLRDLRRRSGLTLETAARLVGLSPAHLSRLETNQRQPSLPMLLALARTYGTTVSDLLGETVPERDPVVRAGRTEPSQAGGWTYWTVGAPGRAMQALRVHVPQRTQSELVRVHPGEEWLYVLTGQLRLTLGAAAHLLGPGDAAHFDSLTPHRIAAASPGGADLLFVHTLLQSGAAELCLGDDAPRRGL, translated from the coding sequence ATGACCGAGCTCCCCGAAGAGCCCTCCGGCGCTCCGCCGGAGGAGCTCCCCACCGTCGCGCCGCGCCTGCGTGACCTGCGACGGCGCAGTGGTCTCACGCTGGAGACCGCGGCGCGGCTGGTGGGTCTCTCGCCCGCGCACCTGTCCCGGCTGGAGACCAACCAGCGCCAGCCCTCGCTGCCGATGCTGCTGGCGCTCGCGCGTACCTACGGAACAACGGTATCCGACCTGCTCGGCGAGACCGTCCCGGAGCGGGACCCCGTCGTCCGGGCCGGCCGCACCGAGCCGTCACAGGCCGGCGGCTGGACGTACTGGACCGTCGGCGCCCCCGGGCGGGCCATGCAGGCGCTGCGGGTGCACGTGCCGCAGCGCACGCAGAGCGAGCTGGTGCGGGTGCACCCCGGCGAGGAGTGGCTCTACGTCCTCACCGGTCAGCTGCGGCTCACGCTGGGGGCCGCGGCGCATCTGCTGGGCCCGGGCGACGCGGCGCACTTCGACTCGCTGACCCCGCACCGCATCGCCGCCGCCTCGCCGGGCGGGGCGGACCTGCTGTTCGTACACACCCTGCTGCAGAGCGGTGCCGCCGAGCTGTGCCTCGGCGACGACGCACCGCGCCGTGGCCTGTGA
- a CDS encoding NAD(P)H-dependent oxidoreductase produces MRIGVYLAHPRPGSFNHAVFTAVVEELRDRGCHVLAHDLYAEGFAPVLTADETETVQSATPARDVQVELHRSEVATLDALVLVHPNWWGMPPAVLTGWVQRVLAPGVAYKLGTADGEPAGLLKAGRALVLNTSDTPADREESEFGDPLQSIWAACVLPYVGVADVRRVVFRTVTGSADALRASWLRQARQEAAALTV; encoded by the coding sequence ATGCGCATCGGGGTCTACCTCGCGCACCCGCGTCCGGGCAGCTTCAACCACGCGGTGTTCACAGCGGTCGTGGAGGAACTGCGCGACCGGGGTTGTCACGTACTCGCGCACGACCTCTACGCCGAGGGATTCGCCCCGGTGCTGACCGCCGACGAGACGGAGACGGTCCAGTCGGCCACCCCCGCCCGTGACGTGCAGGTGGAGCTGCACCGGTCGGAGGTGGCCACCCTTGATGCCCTGGTGTTGGTCCATCCGAACTGGTGGGGCATGCCGCCCGCCGTCCTCACGGGCTGGGTGCAGCGTGTGCTCGCGCCCGGTGTCGCGTACAAGCTGGGCACCGCGGACGGGGAGCCCGCAGGGCTGCTGAAGGCCGGCCGGGCGCTCGTTCTGAACACCTCGGACACCCCTGCCGACCGCGAGGAGAGCGAGTTCGGCGACCCGCTGCAGAGCATCTGGGCGGCCTGCGTCCTGCCGTACGTGGGTGTCGCCGACGTCCGCCGTGTCGTCTTCCGTACGGTCACCGGCTCGGCCGACGCATTGCGCGCCTCCTGGCTGCGCCAGGCACGTCAGGAAGCCGCCGCGCTGACGGTCTGA
- a CDS encoding VOC family protein → MRVKDFDHLVLKVRDIERSLAFYTGPLGLEPVRVEEWRAGAVPFPSARISPTAIIDLIVRPEDESGSSHVDHICLVVDPLDWQEVIDSGAFTVLEGPVERYGARGGAQSVYVADPDGNTVELRWYPQDAEQ, encoded by the coding sequence ATGCGCGTCAAGGACTTCGACCACCTGGTGCTCAAGGTGCGGGACATCGAGCGCTCGCTGGCGTTCTACACCGGCCCGCTCGGCCTGGAGCCGGTCCGGGTGGAGGAGTGGCGCGCCGGCGCCGTCCCGTTCCCGTCGGCGCGGATCAGCCCGACCGCGATCATCGACCTGATCGTCCGCCCCGAGGACGAGTCCGGCTCCTCGCACGTGGACCACATCTGCCTCGTCGTGGACCCGCTGGACTGGCAGGAGGTCATCGACTCCGGCGCCTTCACCGTGCTGGAGGGCCCGGTGGAGCGGTACGGGGCCCGGGGCGGGGCGCAGTCGGTCTACGTGGCGGACCCGGACGGCAACACCGTCGAGCTGCGCTGGTACCCGCAGGACGCCGAGCAGTAG
- a CDS encoding VOC family protein translates to MSVRRVVPDITSDALEESRDFYGLLGLREVMNQGWVMTLASPGNPTAQLTLMTEDRTAPVAPDLSIEVEDVDAVYASVRAAGGEIVRSLKEEEWGVRRFFVKDPNGRIVNVLGHAAAGDTA, encoded by the coding sequence GTGTCCGTACGCCGCGTCGTCCCCGACATCACCTCCGACGCCCTGGAGGAAAGCCGCGACTTCTACGGCCTGCTGGGGCTCCGGGAGGTGATGAACCAGGGGTGGGTCATGACGCTCGCGTCGCCCGGCAACCCCACCGCGCAGCTCACCCTCATGACCGAGGACCGGACCGCCCCGGTCGCCCCCGACCTCAGCATCGAGGTCGAGGACGTCGACGCGGTGTACGCCTCCGTACGGGCCGCCGGCGGCGAGATCGTCCGGTCCCTCAAGGAGGAGGAGTGGGGCGTGCGTCGCTTCTTCGTCAAGGACCCGAACGGCCGGATCGTCAACGTCCTGGGGCACGCGGCGGCCGGCGACACGGCCTGA